In Geobacillus kaustophilus, a genomic segment contains:
- a CDS encoding ABC transporter ATP-binding protein encodes MIHVSSVTKRIKKQLILSNVSLCMEGIYGLVGPNGAGKTTLMKILAGLTPMDEGQVAIGKQSCTKGKYVKAHERIGYLPQDFMVYPNITVEETLDHLALLQGMMDKHKRHAAVAEAIQKVNLNGHETKKMSELSGGMRRRVGIAHLLTRKPSILLFDEPTAGLDIEERIRFRHLLKQLGSEHTIVISSHIVEDIEFLCTKIGVLKQGQVLFEGTPSELKSRAEGCVWEYCICPEELDDLIATREVVQLLEEEDGIHARVFSKNGGTGGRPVAPRLIDGYLAVVRRGEPR; translated from the coding sequence ATGATCCATGTATCCAGCGTCACGAAACGAATCAAAAAACAACTCATTTTATCGAACGTATCGCTTTGCATGGAAGGGATTTACGGGTTAGTCGGGCCGAACGGAGCCGGCAAGACGACATTGATGAAAATATTGGCCGGCTTGACGCCCATGGATGAAGGGCAAGTGGCGATCGGCAAACAAAGCTGCACCAAAGGAAAATATGTGAAAGCTCATGAACGGATCGGTTATTTGCCGCAAGATTTCATGGTCTATCCGAACATTACGGTCGAAGAAACGCTTGACCATCTCGCTTTATTGCAAGGAATGATGGACAAACACAAACGGCACGCGGCCGTTGCCGAAGCGATTCAAAAAGTGAACTTGAACGGCCATGAGACGAAAAAAATGTCCGAGCTGTCCGGCGGCATGCGGCGGCGGGTGGGAATTGCCCATTTATTGACGCGAAAGCCGTCCATCTTGCTGTTTGACGAGCCGACTGCCGGCTTGGATATTGAAGAGCGAATCCGCTTTCGCCATCTGCTCAAGCAGCTTGGTTCCGAGCATACGATTGTCATTTCTTCGCACATTGTGGAAGACATTGAGTTTTTGTGCACCAAAATTGGGGTTTTGAAACAAGGGCAAGTGTTGTTTGAAGGCACGCCGTCTGAGCTGAAGTCCCGCGCAGAAGGCTGTGTGTGGGAATATTGCATATGCCCCGAAGAATTGGATGACTTGATCGCAACGAGAGAAGTGGTGCAGCTTCTCGAAGAAGAGGATGGCATTCACGCGCGGGTGTTTTCCAAAAATGGGGGAACAGGGGGGAGACCGGTGGCACCGCGATTGATCGATGGCTATTTGGCTGTTGTCCGAAGAGGGGAACCAAGATGA
- a CDS encoding cell division protein SepF encodes MGLMKKFRDYFLEEDYEDYEEEYEAPQPEEEAPPKTAGKANVVSLQSVQKSAKVVLAEPRVYAEAQEIADHLKSRRAVIVNLQRIQHEQAKRIVDFLSGTVYAIGGDIQQVGTKIFLCTPENVDVSGSISLDGEDDRPMKRW; translated from the coding sequence ATGGGATTGATGAAAAAATTCCGCGATTATTTTTTAGAAGAAGACTACGAAGACTATGAGGAAGAATATGAAGCGCCGCAGCCGGAAGAGGAGGCGCCGCCGAAGACGGCAGGCAAGGCGAACGTCGTAAGTCTGCAAAGCGTGCAAAAATCGGCGAAAGTTGTGCTTGCTGAGCCGCGGGTGTATGCGGAGGCGCAGGAGATCGCCGACCATTTGAAAAGCCGGCGCGCGGTCATCGTCAATTTGCAGCGCATTCAGCATGAGCAGGCGAAGCGGATCGTCGACTTTTTAAGCGGCACGGTGTACGCCATTGGCGGCGACATTCAGCAAGTCGGCACAAAAATTTTTTTATGCACCCCGGAAAACGTCGACGTCAGCGGCTCGATTTCGCTCGACGGCGAGGATGACAGACCGATGAAGAGGTGGTAG
- a CDS encoding YggS family pyridoxal phosphate-dependent enzyme gives MTVRDNLAAIRREIEAACARVGRDPAGVRIVAVTKYVDAKQALEVLDAGIADLGENRSDQLIEKHERIGNQATWHFIGTLQSRKVKDIIDKVDYIHSLDRLSLAKEIEKRAARRVKCFVQVNVSGEATKHGLAPEETVPFIEQLRAFSRIEVVGLMTMAPHTDDEAILRACFRQLRMLKERVQALGMAHAPCTELSMGMSNDYTIAIEEGATFVRIGSALVGSL, from the coding sequence ATGACGGTGCGCGACAACTTGGCGGCCATTCGCCGAGAAATCGAGGCGGCCTGCGCTCGCGTCGGCCGCGATCCGGCCGGCGTGCGCATCGTGGCGGTCACCAAATATGTGGATGCAAAGCAGGCGCTCGAGGTGCTTGACGCCGGCATTGCCGATCTCGGCGAAAACCGCTCTGACCAATTGATTGAAAAGCATGAACGGATCGGAAATCAAGCGACGTGGCATTTCATTGGCACGCTTCAGTCGCGCAAAGTCAAAGACATCATTGATAAAGTCGATTACATTCATTCGCTCGACCGCTTGTCGCTCGCGAAAGAAATCGAAAAGCGGGCGGCGCGGCGGGTGAAATGTTTTGTGCAGGTGAACGTCTCAGGAGAGGCGACCAAACACGGGCTCGCCCCCGAAGAAACGGTTCCGTTTATTGAACAACTTCGCGCCTTTTCGCGCATCGAAGTCGTCGGATTGATGACGATGGCGCCGCACACCGACGACGAAGCGATATTGCGCGCTTGCTTTCGTCAATTGCGGATGCTGAAGGAACGTGTTCAGGCGTTGGGAATGGCCCATGCGCCATGCACCGAACTATCAATGGGCATGTCAAACGACTACACGATCGCCATCGAGGAAGGAGCGACGTTTGTGCGCATCGGCAGCGCGCTTGTCGGATCATTGTAG
- a CDS encoding YggT family protein, which produces MDYVLTFLTTLIQVYSYALIIYILMSWFPNARETRFGQMLAAICEPYLEPFRRVIPPLGIIDVSPIVAFIVLEFATRGLHALFDILQSQF; this is translated from the coding sequence TTGGATTATGTACTCACGTTTTTGACGACATTGATTCAAGTGTACTCGTATGCACTGATCATTTATATTTTAATGTCGTGGTTTCCCAATGCGCGCGAAACACGGTTCGGACAAATGCTTGCCGCCATTTGCGAGCCGTATTTGGAGCCGTTTCGGCGCGTCATTCCGCCGCTTGGCATCATTGACGTCTCCCCAATCGTCGCGTTTATCGTTCTTGAATTCGCGACGAGAGGGCTTCACGCCTTGTTCGACATTCTTCAGTCGCAGTTTTAG
- a CDS encoding ABC transporter permease, giving the protein MTLFTRLSWFYAKQMGKSILYMGTYTFWFIMLMMRFLIRQYDSFGKTDYGNFVGEMTLIVQAAMLLFMVFFYKLFSDEYRFGANLLFAGSLHITALKIAALFVNHLLFLSFFTGLQVVLVWQFYRTWGLPFSSLYTETASYIAVYWLLPFVFAFFLGIFNALLFGKNRLSFAWMMVIWLAIGPMNTQLFSRYFHLIPFSDIRSLFYIGPLNMDDVFRDVIGYHVSLSTYMKILFWILSSMMAVWAILWKTARTTKEKAAIITGVVLLLAGDAWLFPHLFTGNKLVFSYADLAQENVYYQTHDSTIQPSTLHYSIERYDIQLEAKNGVHAKVKVTLRQIRGDTLSFVLYHHFALKRITDQTGNQLPFTQQGDVITVKRLSNRLTDKWTFEYQLNDSAQIPVSPHYLFLPSDFSWVPTKANHAPFAFVNVHSSPVPVSMQSSHPIRYTLSFYGMAPFYTNLPRRSDGMYEGVVSGGITAVAGMFLKEKIGPWQIVYPADWPNLKQDWPIFERHVRRIHHDIVQMFDLKAAKLPTNIVLLAPHGEQRCVYSSDHLLLQIDTPYSLRSQEGTLMYLPEIITEGLLWRGTHLSMQKDVFQALLSRWFQQQLALPYSGGDLTFDLALSVDPPDKKTEEVLRKLYGEYERLSDEKKQKFLALWYKQINEGADNSWEKAIQLIRIVQEGQT; this is encoded by the coding sequence ATGACTTTGTTTACTCGCCTATCATGGTTTTACGCCAAACAGATGGGAAAAAGTATTCTCTATATGGGAACATACACATTTTGGTTCATCATGCTGATGATGCGCTTTCTCATTCGCCAGTACGATTCCTTTGGCAAGACGGATTATGGAAACTTTGTCGGGGAAATGACGTTAATCGTCCAAGCAGCCATGCTACTGTTTATGGTATTTTTTTATAAGTTGTTCTCTGATGAATACCGATTTGGCGCCAATCTTTTGTTTGCCGGTTCACTGCACATCACAGCGTTGAAAATCGCCGCCTTGTTCGTGAATCACTTGCTGTTTCTTTCATTCTTCACCGGTCTGCAAGTTGTACTTGTATGGCAGTTTTACCGCACATGGGGTCTTCCCTTTTCTTCGTTGTATACCGAAACGGCATCGTATATTGCCGTATATTGGCTATTGCCGTTCGTATTTGCCTTTTTTCTTGGTATTTTCAATGCTCTATTGTTTGGGAAAAATCGATTAAGCTTTGCCTGGATGATGGTCATTTGGCTGGCCATAGGCCCGATGAATACACAATTGTTTTCCCGTTATTTCCATCTAATCCCTTTTTCCGACATCCGTAGTTTGTTTTACATCGGTCCGCTGAATATGGACGATGTATTTCGTGACGTCATTGGGTACCATGTCAGCCTTTCGACGTATATGAAAATATTGTTTTGGATCCTATCGTCGATGATGGCGGTATGGGCTATTCTTTGGAAAACGGCCCGCACGACAAAGGAGAAAGCGGCCATTATTACGGGTGTTGTTTTGCTTTTGGCGGGTGATGCTTGGTTGTTTCCGCATCTTTTCACTGGAAACAAACTGGTGTTCAGCTACGCTGATTTGGCTCAAGAAAACGTTTACTACCAAACTCATGATTCAACCATCCAACCAAGCACATTGCACTATTCGATTGAGCGATACGACATTCAGCTGGAGGCCAAAAACGGTGTACATGCGAAAGTGAAAGTGACCTTGCGCCAAATTCGGGGCGACACGCTGTCGTTCGTGCTTTATCATCATTTTGCTCTGAAGCGAATCACCGATCAAACTGGAAACCAGCTTCCTTTTACTCAACAGGGGGATGTCATCACGGTTAAACGGTTATCCAATCGCTTGACTGACAAATGGACGTTTGAGTATCAATTGAACGATTCCGCGCAAATTCCCGTTTCACCGCACTATTTGTTTTTACCGAGCGATTTCAGCTGGGTGCCGACAAAAGCCAATCATGCTCCGTTTGCCTTTGTGAACGTTCATTCCAGTCCGGTGCCTGTATCAATGCAATCGAGCCATCCGATCCGCTATACGTTGTCGTTTTATGGAATGGCGCCATTTTATACGAATTTGCCGCGCCGAAGCGACGGAATGTACGAAGGAGTTGTATCCGGCGGCATTACAGCTGTGGCAGGAATGTTTTTGAAGGAAAAAATCGGGCCATGGCAGATCGTTTACCCTGCCGACTGGCCGAATCTTAAGCAAGATTGGCCGATTTTCGAACGTCATGTACGGCGCATCCACCATGATATCGTGCAGATGTTCGATTTAAAAGCGGCAAAGTTGCCGACAAACATCGTGTTGCTCGCTCCCCATGGTGAACAACGGTGTGTATATAGCAGCGATCACCTGCTTCTTCAAATTGATACGCCATATTCCCTTCGCTCCCAAGAAGGAACATTGATGTATTTGCCGGAAATCATCACAGAAGGGCTTCTTTGGAGGGGAACACATTTATCAATGCAAAAAGACGTGTTTCAAGCGTTGTTGTCAAGATGGTTCCAACAACAATTAGCCCTTCCCTATTCCGGAGGAGATTTGACGTTTGATTTGGCTTTGTCAGTGGATCCCCCTGACAAGAAAACAGAGGAAGTGCTGAGGAAGCTGTATGGGGAGTATGAACGCTTATCCGATGAGAAAAAACAAAAATTTTTGGCTTTATGGTACAAACAAATAAATGAAGGAGCAGATAACAGCTGGGAGAAAGCGATACAGCTTATCCGCATCGTTCAGGAGGGACAGACATGA
- a CDS encoding DivIVA domain-containing protein translates to MPLTPLDIHNKEFSRGFRGYDEDEVNEFLDQVIKDYEMLIREKKQLEEKVAELTEKLNYFANIEETLNKSILVAQEAAEEVKRNAQKEAKLIIKEAEKNAERIISDALAKSRKIALEIEELKRQSKVFRARFRMLVEAQLDMINSRDWDELMEYETPDLEEGAKEPLSHP, encoded by the coding sequence GTGCCGTTGACGCCATTAGATATTCACAACAAGGAATTCAGCCGCGGGTTTCGCGGGTACGATGAAGACGAAGTGAACGAGTTTCTCGATCAAGTCATTAAAGACTATGAAATGCTCATCCGTGAAAAAAAGCAGCTGGAAGAAAAAGTAGCCGAACTGACGGAAAAGCTGAACTACTTTGCGAACATTGAAGAGACGCTCAATAAGTCGATTCTTGTTGCTCAAGAAGCAGCGGAAGAAGTGAAGCGGAATGCGCAAAAGGAAGCGAAGCTGATCATTAAAGAGGCGGAAAAAAACGCCGAGCGCATCATCAGCGATGCATTGGCGAAATCGCGGAAAATCGCCCTCGAGATCGAGGAGCTGAAGCGGCAGTCGAAAGTGTTCCGCGCCCGTTTCCGCATGCTTGTCGAGGCGCAGCTTGATATGATCAACAGCCGCGACTGGGACGAGTTGATGGAGTATGAGACGCCCGATTTGGAAGAAGGGGCGAAAGAACCGCTGTCTCATCCTTGA
- a CDS encoding RNA-binding protein — protein sequence MELYQHFRKEEHPFIDQVLEWKEMVSRQYVPKLTDFLDPREQQIVQSIVGGAEDVRAFFFGGAPFVERKRAFLAPPYIEPEESDYRIALFAVRYPAKFVSLEHRDVLGALMSLGLRRGKFGDILVQDEEIQFFAAAEVADYVRLHVETIGKAPVALEPLPLSAAMPLAETWEEGTVTVSSLRLDAVLAQAFRLAREKARALVESGLVKVNWKVVDKPDFLCGPGDVLSARGFGRCKLFSVEGPTKKERWLVRIGRQK from the coding sequence GTGGAGCTGTATCAGCATTTTCGCAAAGAGGAACATCCGTTCATTGATCAAGTGCTCGAGTGGAAGGAGATGGTGAGCCGTCAGTACGTTCCGAAGCTGACCGATTTTCTCGATCCGCGTGAGCAGCAAATCGTGCAAAGCATCGTCGGCGGCGCGGAAGATGTGCGCGCGTTCTTTTTCGGCGGCGCCCCGTTTGTCGAGCGGAAGCGGGCGTTTCTCGCTCCGCCGTATATCGAGCCGGAGGAAAGTGATTATCGCATCGCTCTGTTTGCCGTCCGCTATCCGGCGAAATTCGTTTCCCTTGAACATCGCGACGTGTTGGGGGCGCTGATGTCGCTTGGCTTGCGGCGCGGCAAGTTTGGCGATATTCTCGTTCAAGATGAAGAGATTCAATTTTTCGCCGCCGCTGAAGTCGCCGACTACGTCCGCCTGCATGTCGAAACGATCGGCAAAGCTCCGGTTGCGCTTGAGCCGTTGCCGTTGTCGGCAGCCATGCCGCTTGCCGAAACGTGGGAGGAAGGAACGGTCACGGTTTCTTCTCTAAGGCTCGATGCTGTGCTCGCTCAGGCATTTCGCCTTGCGCGCGAGAAAGCGCGTGCGCTTGTTGAAAGCGGGCTTGTCAAAGTCAACTGGAAGGTGGTGGACAAGCCTGATTTTCTCTGCGGACCGGGTGATGTGCTGTCGGCGCGGGGCTTTGGCCGCTGCAAGCTGTTTTCGGTGGAAGGGCCGACGAAAAAAGAGCGCTGGCTCGTCCGGATCGGCCGACAAAAATAA
- the pgeF gene encoding peptidoglycan editing factor PgeF → MSDIFQQEARGWLRCWAPPFVGAVAGLTTKHGGESKGPFASLNMGLHVGDARTDVVNNRRRLAHWLSFPLERWVCCQQVHGADIRKVTKNDRGSGAQDFATAVPGVDGLYTDEAGMLLALCFADCVPVYFIAPSADVVGLAHAGWRGAAGGIARNMVQIWQEREQIAPSDIYVAIGPAIGPCCYTVDDRVIDGLRPTLPPESPLPWRETSPGQYALDLKEANRLQLLAAGVPNSHIYVSERCTSCEEALFFSHRRDRGTTGRMLAFIGRREEWT, encoded by the coding sequence ATGTCGGACATTTTTCAACAGGAAGCCCGCGGCTGGCTCCGCTGCTGGGCGCCTCCGTTTGTTGGAGCCGTCGCTGGATTGACGACGAAACACGGCGGGGAGAGCAAAGGGCCGTTCGCCTCGCTCAATATGGGGCTGCATGTCGGCGATGCCCGCACGGATGTCGTCAACAACCGCCGGCGCTTGGCACACTGGCTCTCATTCCCGCTTGAACGATGGGTATGTTGCCAACAAGTGCACGGCGCCGACATTCGAAAGGTGACGAAAAACGACCGGGGGAGCGGAGCGCAGGATTTCGCCACGGCGGTTCCGGGGGTCGACGGGCTGTATACGGACGAGGCGGGGATGTTGCTCGCGCTTTGTTTTGCTGACTGCGTGCCTGTCTATTTTATCGCGCCATCAGCCGATGTGGTCGGTCTTGCCCACGCCGGCTGGCGGGGGGCGGCGGGCGGCATTGCCCGCAATATGGTGCAGATTTGGCAGGAGCGCGAACAAATTGCTCCGTCTGACATCTATGTGGCGATTGGACCGGCCATTGGCCCGTGCTGTTACACGGTCGATGACCGGGTGATCGATGGCTTGCGCCCGACGCTTCCTCCGGAAAGCCCGTTGCCATGGCGGGAAACAAGCCCAGGGCAATATGCGCTTGACTTAAAGGAAGCCAACCGGCTTCAGTTGCTCGCGGCTGGCGTTCCGAACAGCCATATTTATGTGTCGGAACGCTGTACAAGCTGTGAGGAAGCGTTGTTTTTTTCCCACCGCCGCGACCGCGGAACGACCGGAAGGATGTTGGCGTTCATTGGCCGAAGGGAGGAATGGACATGA
- a CDS encoding ISL3 family transposase, with product MLSIPLGLPEFKVIKQELLSYGYAIHVEKTETQERCPHCGFATSSVHDRRTRKVRDLAIFHQPVYLFIKVKRYRCWNCSQVFSASLESIPPHQHYTNRFCEYLYELCEGSTIQEVSRKHRIPYTTLERIYYSIASKKAKERQTAIEASSQEGMVLSLDEIAVKKGHQYETVLMDARAGSVMGMHADRQCDSAINLLSQNILSKEMVQTVILDMWESYHKAVRALFPSASIVIDKYHVVQKVTQALDQARKEFSPLKKARYLLLKGCEKLRKDQRLRLDDILEEYPALSIAYYLKELFRDFYRTDGYHEAKERLEEWIQLAKQSPFASFQKAANTLERWKEPILSYFLCPYTNARIEGTNHKIKNIKRRAYGYRNLERFRLRVFLECTGNTTGSQAA from the coding sequence GTGCTTTCTATACCACTAGGATTGCCAGAATTTAAAGTGATTAAACAAGAACTTCTTTCCTATGGTTATGCGATTCATGTAGAGAAAACAGAGACACAGGAACGTTGCCCTCATTGTGGGTTTGCCACTTCCTCTGTCCACGACAGACGGACAAGAAAAGTACGGGATTTGGCGATTTTCCATCAACCGGTGTACTTGTTCATAAAGGTAAAGCGCTATCGGTGCTGGAATTGTTCTCAAGTGTTTTCCGCCTCTTTGGAATCGATTCCACCCCATCAACACTACACCAATCGATTTTGTGAGTACTTGTATGAACTTTGCGAAGGCTCCACCATTCAAGAGGTTAGCCGAAAGCACCGCATCCCATATACAACATTGGAACGCATTTATTACTCCATCGCATCGAAAAAAGCAAAAGAGCGTCAAACAGCGATAGAAGCATCTTCTCAAGAAGGAATGGTGCTTAGTTTAGATGAAATCGCTGTAAAAAAGGGACATCAGTATGAAACTGTATTGATGGATGCCAGAGCCGGATCGGTCATGGGAATGCATGCCGATCGCCAATGTGACTCCGCCATCAACTTGTTGAGCCAAAATATCCTGTCGAAAGAAATGGTCCAAACGGTGATTCTTGACATGTGGGAATCTTATCATAAGGCGGTTCGCGCCCTGTTTCCATCTGCTTCGATTGTCATCGATAAGTACCATGTGGTTCAAAAAGTGACACAAGCCTTGGATCAAGCAAGAAAGGAATTTTCTCCATTGAAAAAGGCTCGATATCTTCTCTTGAAAGGCTGTGAAAAGCTTCGTAAGGACCAACGGCTTCGATTAGACGATATCTTGGAGGAGTATCCGGCACTTTCCATTGCTTATTATCTGAAAGAGTTGTTTCGGGATTTTTACCGAACCGATGGATATCATGAAGCAAAGGAACGCTTGGAAGAATGGATTCAGTTAGCCAAACAGAGCCCTTTTGCTTCTTTTCAGAAAGCAGCCAACACGCTTGAAAGGTGGAAGGAGCCTATTCTTTCCTACTTTTTGTGCCCATATACGAATGCCCGAATTGAGGGGACGAATCACAAGATCAAAAACATCAAACGCCGGGCATATGGCTATCGAAATCTAGAACGGTTTCGTTTGCGTGTATTTCTGGAGTGTACAGGGAACACTACAGGCAGTCAGGCTGCTTAA
- the ileS gene encoding isoleucine--tRNA ligase: MDYKETLLMPKTEFPMRGNLPKREPEMQKKWEEMDIYRKVQERTKGRPLFVLHDGPPYANGDIHMGHALNKILKDIIVRYKSMSGYCAPYVPGWDTHGLPIETALAKQGVDRKSMSVAEFRKRCEQYAYEQIDNQRRQFKRLGVRGDWDNPYITLKPEYEAQQIKVFGEMAKKGLIYKGLKPVYWSPSSESALAEAEIEYKDKRSPSIYVAFLVKDGKGVLEGDERIVIWTTTPWTIPANLAIAVHPELDYHVVETNGQKYVAAAALVESVANEVGWDAWSVVKTVKGKELEYVVAKHPFYDRDSLVVCGEHVTTDAGTGCVHTAPGHGEDDFLVGQKYGLPVLCPVDERGYMTSEAPGFEGMFYEDANKAITQKLEEAGALLKLGFITHSYPHDWRTKQPTIFRATTQWFASIDKIRNELLQAIKETKWIPEWGEIRIHNMVRDRGDWCISRQRAWGVPIPVFYGENGEPIITDETIEHVSNLFRQYGSNVWFEREAKDLLPEGFTHPSSPNGIFTKETDIMDVWFDSGSSHQAVLVERDDLARPADLYLEGSDQYRGWFNSSLSTAVAVTGKAPYKGVLSHGFVLDGEGRKMSKSLGNVVVPAKVMEQFGADILRLWVASVDYQADVRISDHILKQVSDVYRKIRNTFRFMLGNLFDFDPNQNAVPIGELGEVDRYMLAKLNKLVIKVKKAYDSYDFAAVYHEMNHFCTVELSAFYLDMAKDILYIEAADSRARRAVQTVLYETVVALAKLIAPILPHTADEVWEHIPNRREHVESVQLTDMPEPIAIDGEEALLAKWDAFMDVRDDILKALENARNEKVIGKSLTASVTVYPKDEARKLLTSLGEDLRQLLIVSALSIADEPYDAAPVEAERLDHVAVLVRPAEGETCERCWTVTKEVGADPSHPTLCPRCAHIVNEHYSA, encoded by the coding sequence ATGGATTACAAAGAAACGCTGCTCATGCCGAAGACCGAGTTCCCGATGCGCGGCAATTTGCCGAAGCGGGAGCCGGAAATGCAAAAAAAATGGGAGGAAATGGACATTTACCGGAAAGTGCAGGAGCGGACGAAAGGACGGCCGCTGTTTGTCCTGCATGACGGCCCGCCGTATGCCAACGGCGATATTCATATGGGCCATGCGCTGAACAAAATTTTAAAAGACATCATCGTCCGCTACAAATCCATGAGCGGCTATTGCGCTCCGTACGTGCCGGGCTGGGATACGCATGGCTTGCCGATTGAAACGGCCCTCGCGAAGCAAGGGGTTGACCGCAAATCGATGAGCGTCGCCGAGTTTCGCAAGCGGTGCGAGCAATACGCGTATGAACAAATCGACAACCAGCGCCGGCAGTTCAAGCGGCTCGGCGTGCGCGGCGACTGGGACAACCCGTACATTACGCTCAAGCCTGAGTATGAAGCCCAACAAATTAAAGTGTTTGGCGAAATGGCGAAAAAAGGGCTCATCTACAAAGGGTTGAAGCCGGTCTATTGGTCGCCGTCAAGCGAATCGGCGCTCGCCGAAGCGGAAATCGAATATAAAGACAAGCGTTCGCCGTCGATTTATGTCGCCTTCCTGGTGAAAGACGGCAAAGGCGTGCTTGAGGGCGATGAGCGAATCGTCATTTGGACGACGACGCCGTGGACGATTCCGGCGAATTTGGCGATCGCCGTTCATCCGGAGTTGGACTACCATGTCGTGGAAACAAACGGACAAAAATACGTCGCCGCCGCCGCCCTTGTCGAGTCGGTGGCGAACGAAGTCGGCTGGGACGCATGGAGCGTTGTCAAAACGGTGAAAGGGAAAGAGCTCGAGTATGTCGTCGCCAAACATCCGTTTTATGACCGCGACTCGCTCGTCGTCTGCGGCGAACACGTCACGACCGACGCCGGCACGGGCTGCGTCCATACCGCGCCGGGGCATGGGGAAGACGACTTCCTTGTCGGACAAAAATACGGGCTTCCGGTTCTTTGCCCGGTCGATGAGCGCGGCTATATGACGAGCGAAGCGCCGGGGTTTGAAGGAATGTTTTACGAAGACGCCAACAAGGCGATTACACAGAAGCTTGAGGAAGCCGGCGCCTTGTTGAAGCTCGGCTTTATCACCCACTCGTATCCGCACGACTGGCGGACGAAACAGCCGACGATTTTCCGGGCGACGACGCAATGGTTTGCGTCGATCGATAAAATCCGGAACGAGCTGCTTCAAGCGATCAAAGAAACGAAATGGATTCCAGAGTGGGGGGAAATCCGCATCCATAACATGGTGCGCGACCGCGGCGACTGGTGCATTTCCCGCCAACGGGCGTGGGGCGTGCCGATTCCGGTCTTTTACGGCGAAAACGGCGAACCGATCATCACCGATGAGACGATCGAGCATGTGTCGAACTTGTTCCGCCAATACGGATCAAACGTCTGGTTTGAGCGCGAGGCGAAAGACTTGCTGCCGGAAGGGTTCACCCATCCGTCAAGCCCGAACGGCATCTTTACGAAAGAAACGGACATTATGGACGTCTGGTTTGACTCAGGTTCGTCGCACCAAGCCGTGTTGGTCGAACGCGACGATCTTGCGCGTCCGGCTGATTTGTACTTAGAGGGGTCTGACCAATACCGCGGCTGGTTCAACTCATCGCTCTCCACCGCCGTTGCGGTCACTGGAAAAGCGCCGTATAAAGGCGTGTTGAGCCACGGCTTTGTCTTGGACGGCGAAGGGCGGAAAATGAGCAAGTCGCTCGGCAACGTCGTCGTGCCGGCCAAAGTGATGGAACAGTTCGGCGCCGACATTTTGCGGCTTTGGGTCGCTTCGGTCGACTATCAAGCGGACGTGCGCATCTCCGATCATATTTTAAAACAAGTGTCGGACGTGTACCGGAAAATCCGCAACACGTTCCGGTTTATGCTCGGCAACTTGTTCGATTTTGACCCGAACCAAAACGCCGTGCCGATTGGGGAGCTTGGCGAAGTCGACCGCTACATGCTGGCGAAGTTGAACAAGCTTGTCATCAAGGTGAAAAAAGCGTACGACAGCTATGATTTCGCCGCGGTTTATCATGAGATGAACCATTTCTGCACCGTTGAGCTGAGCGCGTTTTACTTGGATATGGCGAAAGACATTTTGTACATCGAAGCGGCCGACTCGCGCGCCCGCCGTGCGGTGCAGACCGTATTGTATGAAACGGTTGTTGCATTGGCGAAGTTGATCGCGCCGATTTTGCCGCATACGGCTGATGAAGTGTGGGAGCACATTCCGAATCGCAGAGAACACGTGGAAAGCGTCCAGCTCACCGATATGCCGGAGCCGATCGCGATCGACGGCGAAGAAGCGCTGCTTGCGAAATGGGATGCATTTATGGACGTGCGTGATGACATTTTAAAAGCGCTTGAGAATGCCCGCAATGAAAAAGTGATCGGCAAATCGCTGACCGCGAGCGTCACGGTCTACCCGAAAGACGAGGCGCGGAAGCTATTAACATCGCTTGGCGAAGATTTGCGTCAGCTCCTCATCGTTTCGGCGCTTTCGATCGCCGATGAGCCGTACGACGCCGCGCCTGTTGAGGCGGAGCGGCTCGATCATGTGGCCGTCCTCGTCCGCCCGGCGGAAGGCGAGACGTGCGAACGGTGCTGGACGGTGACGAAAGAAGTCGGCGCCGATCCGTCGCATCCAACGCTTTGCCCGCGCTGCGCACATATCGTGAATGAACATTATTCCGCGTAA